One segment of Ziziphus jujuba cultivar Dongzao chromosome 12, ASM3175591v1 DNA contains the following:
- the LOC107428458 gene encoding cytochrome P450 71B26-like, translated as MALDASVLLLFLLLLLPLLCFMKKKPKVDCVQKKNLPPAPPKLPIIGNLHQLGALPHQSLCKLAKKYGPVMFLQLGSVPTLIISSAEAARVVLKTNDLNSCSRPPLAGARILTYNYLDLAFVAYGDYWREMRKICVSELFSAKKVLSYRSIREEQVDSLINSISELSESSSSSTPVNLTEKLFSLTASVILRIAFGTSFQGSGFDRYRFHEVVHDAEAMLASFSATQFIPYVGWIIDRLSGLHQRLGRTFKELDRFFQHVIDNHLSSGRTQQDHEDIIDVLLKFVKEQTGFAAATISHENIKAVLLNVFLGGVDTGAITMIWAMAELAKNPKLMKKAQDEVRDCIGNKGKVGETDIDQLQYLKMIVKETLRLHPPAAFLLPRETISHFKVNGYEVYPKTTIQINAWAIGRDPEYWKNPEEFIPERFNDSPIDFKGQHFEFLPFGSGRRICPGITMATTIVELGLANLLYWFDWKLPDGMKEEDINMEEEAGISLTISKKTALNLVPVKYSEVQQKIA; from the exons ATGGCTCTAGATGCTTCAGTGTTGCTTCTGTTTCTACTTCTTCTCCTACCTCTGCTATGTTTCATGAAAAAGAAGCCAAAAGTAGATTGTGTACAGAAGAAGAACCTCCCACCAGCTCCCCCAAAGCTTCCAATAATTGGAAACTTGCACCAGCTTGGAGCTTTGCCTCACCAGTCTTTATGTAAACTTGCCAAAAAATATGGCCCTGTAATGTTTCTTCAACTGGGAAGTGTACCAACTCTCATAATCTCCTCTGCAGAGGCTGCAAGAGTCGTATTAAAGACCAACGATCTCAATTCTTGTAGCAGACCTCCATTGGCAGGTGCTAGAATACTCACTTACAATTATCTAGACTTAGCTTTTGTAGCTTATGGTGATTATTGGAGAGAGATGAGGAAAATCTGTGTTTCTGAGCTTTTCAGTGCGAAAAAAGTTCTGTCATATCGGTCTATTAGGGAAGAACAAGTTGATTCTCTTATCAATTCCATATCTGAGTTATCTGAATCATCTTCTTCTAGTACTCCTGTTAATCTTACTGAGAAGCTCTTTTCCCTCACTGCTAGTGTGATTTTGAGGATTGCTTTTGGAACAAGTTTCCAAGGGAGTGGTTTCGACCGCTATAGATTTCATGAAGTTGTTCATGATGCTGAGGCCATGTTAGCAAGCTTTTCAGCTACTCAGTTTATTCCTTATGTGGGATGGATTATAGACAGGCTATCTGGTTTACATCAAAGATTGGGAAGAACTTTCAAAGAGTTGGATCGATTTTTTCAACATGTAATTGATAATCATCTCAGTTCTGGAAGAACACAGCAAGATCATGAGGATATTATTGACGTTCTGCTGAAATTTGTGAAAGAGCAAACTGGCTTTGCAGCTGCTACGATCTCTCATGAAAATATAAAAGCGGTCCTCCTG AATGTGTTTTTAGGTGGAGTAGATACTGGAGCAATTACTATGATTTGGGCAATGGCAGAGTTGGCTAAGAACCCAAAACTGATGAAGAAAGCACAAGATGAAGTTAGAGATTGCATTGGAAACAAAGGGAAAGTTGGTGAAACTGATATTGATCAGCTTCAATACCTCAAGATGATAGTGAAAGAGACTCTAAGATTGCATCCACCGGCTGCTTTCCTTCTTCCAAGAGAAACTATTTCTCACTTCAAAGTCAATGGTTATGAAGTTTACCCAAAAACAACAATCCAAATCAATGCTTGGGCAATAGGACGAGACCCGGAATATTGGAAAAATCCTGAAGAGTTTATACCAGAAAGGTTCAATGATAGTCCTATTGACTTCAAGGGACAACATTTCGAGTTCTTGCCTTTCGGATCGGGTCGAAGAATCTGTCCTGGAATAACCATGGCAACTACTATAGTGGAGCTTGGACTTGCAAATCTGTTGTACTGGTTTGATTGGAAGTTGCCTGATGGGATGAAAGAGGAAGATATAAATATGGAAGAGGAAGCTGGTATTTCGCTTACCATCTCTAAAAAAACTGCTCTCAACCTTGTCCCTGTCAAGTACTCTGAAGTACAACAGAAGATAGCCTGA
- the LOC107428453 gene encoding cytochrome P450 71B34, translating to MEFHTLFLLHLLLVLSLLLFMKKKRKNAKNLPPSPPKLPIIGNLHQLGELSHQSLFKLSKKYGPVMLLHLAGIPTVILSSAEAAKTALKVHDLNCCSRPSSAGPRRLTYNFQDISFAPYGDYWRQMRKICVLELFSTKRVQSYRSIREEEVESLMDFISESSISSTPVNLTEKLYALTASIILKLAFGKSFRGSNFDNHRFHEVIQESEAVLGSYFASECVPYVGWIIDRITGLHQRLEGVFKELDNFFQQVIDDHQSSERKKQDQDDIIDVLLKTVKEQSGFGTAMLSEVNIKAVLLDVFLAGVETSATTMIWAMAELAKKPELMKKAQDEVRNAIGDKGKVSESDIDQLQYLKMIVKETLRLHPPAPLLLPRETMSYFKINGYDIFPKVQVQVNVWGIGRDPEYWENPDEFVPERFADDSIDYRGQDFEFLPFGSGRRICPGMYMATTTMELGLANLLCRFDWRLPDGIKEEDINMEEKAGLSLTTSKKSDLQLVPVKVL from the exons ATGGAGTTCCATACCCTTTTCttgcttcatcttcttctagTTCTTTCCCTACTACTtttcatgaaaaagaaaagaaaaaacgcTAAGAATCTTCCACCAAGCCCACCAAAGCTTCCGATTATAGGCAATTTGCACCAACTTGGTGAGCTATCCCACCAATCTTTGTTCAAGCTTTCTAAAAAATATGGCCCTGTCATGCTTCTTCATCTTGCTGGTATTCCTACCGTGATATTATCGTCCGCGGAGGCTGCAAAGACAGCCTTGAAAGTTCATGATCTAAACTGTTGCAGTAGACCCTCATCAGCCGGACCTCGACGACTTACGTATAATTTTCAGGACATTTCTTTCGCTCCTTATGGAGATTACTGGAGACAAATGAGGAAAATCTGTGTTCTTGAGCTGTTCAGCACGAAAAGGGTTCAGTCATATCGTTCTATTAGGGAAGAAGAAGTTGAATCTTTGATGGATTTCATATCGGAGTCTTCAATCTCTTCTACTCCTGTTAATCTTACCGAGAAGCTCTATGCTTTGACTGCTagtataattttaaaacttgCTTTTGGGAAAAGTTTCAGAGGGAGTAATTTTGATAACCATAGATTTCATGAAGTTATCCAGGAAAGTGAGGCTGTTTTGGGAAGCTATTTCGCTTCTGAGTGTGTTCCATATGTGGGATGGATTATAGATAGAATCACGGGTTTGCATCAAAGGCTTGAAGGTGTGTTCAAAGAgttggataatttttttcaacagGTTATTGATGATCATCAAAGTTCTGAGAGAAAAAAACAAGACCAAGATGACATTATTGATGTGCTTCTGAAGACAGTTAAAGAGCAATCTGGATTTGGCACCGCTATGCTCTCTGAAGTCAATATCAAAGCAGTCCTCCtg GATGTGTTTTTAGCTGGAGTAGAAACTAGTGCAACAACCATGATATGGGCAATGGCAGAGCTGGCTAAGAAAccagaattaatgaagaaggcACAAGACGAAGTTAGAAATGCGATTGGTGATAAAGGAAAAGTCAGTGAAAGTGACATTGACCAACTTCAATATCTCAAAATGATAGTAAAAGAAACTTTAAGATTGCATCCACCAGCTCCTTTGCTACTTCCAAGAGAAACCATGTCCTACTTCAAGATCAATGGTTACGATATTTTCCCAAAAGTGCAAGTCCAAGTTAACGTCTGGGGAATTGGACGAGACCCTGAATACTGGGAAAATCCAGATGAATTCGTTCCGGAAAGGTTTGCTGATGATTCCATTGATTACAGAGGGCAAGACTTTGAGTTCTTGCCATTTGGATCTGGTCGAAGGATTTGTCCGGGGATGTATATGGCAACAACTACTATGGAGCTTGGACTAGCAAATCTGCTATGCCGGTTTGATTGGAGATTGCCCGATGGAATAAAAGAGGAAGACATAAACATGGAAGAGAAAGCTGGTCTCTCTCTTACAACCTCAAAGAAAAGTGATCTTCAACTTGTCCCTGTCAAAGTtttataa